gggcagttcttgaacggcttctggttgctcttcactccaaatgcggcaattttgcttatctacgtagccattcaaccagaaatgagcctcatcgctgaacaaaatttgtcgattcactgaaaatgatttcactgaaaatgattcactgaaaatggtttgcaagcgttgctcgttagtaagtctattcatgatgaaatgtcaaagcatactgagcatctttctctttgacaccatgtctgaaatcccacgtgatctgtcaaatactaatgcatgaaaatcctaacctcaaaaaaatcaccctttattaacgaAGGAACAAAAAGAGGAATTGGTTAAAATGCTGCATTCGACATATCAACTTGCCTCAATCTAAATGTGCCACTTTTACGATATTGGGAAGACCTAGCAGACCGTACGGTCTTTGGTTTACACATTAAACAAACTTCTATCGTAAAGCCATTTTTAAGTcagtttgcatttgcattttccaagtgaaatggTAACTCTGGAGGTAATCAACTGAACATACTTCTTTCGTGACAACTGCTGTCAAActtattttcatttgaaaaattgaATTGTGCCGCTTTGTGAAATTGTTTTTCAATCGTGTTGGAGATTTGTAAACTTGTAATCAAAAAAAAGACCATGAATTCCCGCAAGAATAacaccagcaacagcagcagtgaATCTGCAAATGCCATAAGCTACGTTAGAGATTTTAGTGTACAGGCGGCTATATATCGCAACAACAAATCAGAGGAATCACTGGTTTTGCTAAATCGCAGTGCTTCCCTGCTCAGCACTGCCATACTGCCTCAATACTTTGCACCCGGCAATTTGGAAATATCGAAATTCTACATTGATTTGCATGCTGTGATGGGAAGCTTATCCGCTGATTCAGATGCCTTGTGGGCCTGTGTGGCTGTATTGCAGCATTGTTCCAAGAATTTGGAGGCTCGTGCGGCCATTGTAGATGAATATCGTTTTATACCACTGTTGACATTTCTCTTAAAACGCACCCAACCGGGAGACAAACAGCAGAGAGTGTTAACTTTATTACAGGAGTTGacatttggcataaaaattacATGGGAAGAGCCATATATTGTGGTATTGCTGGAACAATTAGTGCAAATTGTCTACCAAGCCTCAGAGGAGGGCGAGGAATTACATGCCCAGTTAGCTTTGTCCACGCTTATAAATATgtgctataaaaattttgttgttctaTTCCTGTTCTTGCGTTCTGTAAATATTTCAAGCTTCAGTCGACGCATACAAAACTATGGAATGTTGGCCAATAAAATGTTGATCATTCTCTCTGAGGACATTCATTCGCCAGACCAAAAGGagttgcatttatttttgcGTTCATGCTTTGCTGCTATCGATGAATGCATTAAAACATGGAATGTTCCACACTTGAGGCATATTGTAGAGTTTCTGAAGGATTCAAAAGCGCACAGTGGTCTCCATCAGGCAATGTTGAGCTATCAATTTTACTTTGAGGATATCGAAAAGGTTTTGGATGTAAGTAATATTTGGATGTATATATTAAGTGTTAAAAATTATtcgctgttgttgtagccaataTTGCCTGTTGTACACTAAGGTGGTAGGCTTCACCAATGAAGACCAATTTGGCACGTTCAActggctgtcatgggattgcttGGCAATAGTCTTTAGCTTTAGTATGGTATTTGATGTTTTCTGGAGTCTTTTGGCAAATGCTGTGCAAAAATCGGATTGCCCGAATGTTATTATGAGTCTTATTCAACATCTGGATGTCAGTTACGCCAAAAACTAAGTCTGGTTACCTAAGTAGGTTTTTGTCATCCGCAATGTTTGGAAGGCTGCCACGTTTTGTTGGTATGCCAATATGTCTAGTTCCATGGAGACTTCTTTCTGTATACAGGTAGGGTATAGAACGGCAATGACTTTGCAGGGGGGATTTAAAGGTAACCCCTGAAGGTCTCTATCAAGTCCTCAATATCCCTTTTTCACATATAGGCTTGCATTCCTTGGCCAGATTCTGTTAAACGAAGCGATTTTTTTATAGCCATATACTTGAATGTTGCATGAAGTAGCGATGCTTGACAAGTTCCCTTATGAATTGTTCCGGTATACAAAACCTATTGCTGGGGATTGTTGTTTTGCCCGTCCACTATTCATTTGCTCAGATTCTGCAATATATCCATATTGTAGAGTTTCGGTAGCAACTCTGCAACTTAGATAAGGTGCGTTGAAAGCGAGCTGTTTGTAAGATAAGTAGGACTGGCCAAGCATAAGAAGAGGTTTcgtatgttgttgtagcagtgcgttATACACTGaagtggcagcccttgccgaagaAGGAATCcaccgggtcaatccggtacgtataaccggctaccatgggattgtGCCCTGGACTAGTTCAGATTGCCTTGGATACGGCTAGGTAGTCTTACAATGGTTGCTATAAAAACAGCCCAGTAGATGCAGCTAATGTTTAGGTTGAATGAGTAACCATGGAGGCCACCCCAaccagaggtaagcatgtccgcctatgacgccgatcCTCTGGCTTCAAATCCGAACCTAAACATTTGaaagcatttgtgaggtacactGCAAAGTTAAAACTTCTGTACCAAGTGGTTTcgttatgcggcacgccgttcggtcgtTTAAAAAAGCAGGCTCCCTTTTTTTTAGCTTAAACTTTTATCAGACTGCACTAATTGCactgttccttaagggaatgcTCATGGGATATTCAGTAGTAGTAGAGTAACCTACCATAAAGATTTTTCACTGGGAGGTCTGTACTTCTGTATTTCATTAGCAAGAAAGGAAGGACATAGCGGGAGAcgaccgtagcgtagaggttagcatgtctgcttatgacgctgaacgcctgggttcgagtcctggcgtgattatcagaaaaaatttcagggtggttattttgtcatatttgtgaggtatcctgtcatgttaaactTCTGTATCAAGTGCTGTCGCTATACAGAATGCTGTTCGGACTCTTTCGCTATACATAATGCTGTTCGGACTCTGCATAACaaaggagttcccttatcattgagcttaaacttgaatcggacagcactcagtgacccggcacgggatagctatgagcaccacacaggctggaacatttagctctgatctgtgtggtgctcattgctGTTACGGGAAGCTTagatgcgagctaccgggcgcgtccacaggttgcggatagtggaaaactctatatggagtagctgcaaccaCAGTCGAGGACAATAAGCGgtttcgagcggagagtctcagtgagaagccgggcggcaccggttctcacataaatactgagtgcctgtggtTACCTCCCCCGGCAACCCACAGTAGTTCTGGCCCAATTGCCTTTCAGCAGATGCAggcgcctcaactcctacagatcTAGATTGATGCCAATGTGCAAGAAGTGTGTCaaacgggataactatgaacaaCACGCTGGCTGGAACTTGAGCTTACCTGGAGGCTACATGGCGCGTCCATAGGGTAAGGATAAGTGGAATgctgcaacgacagtcgcggGCATTCAACGCTATTAAGCggatatttgttgtttttgtagccccctttgtatgtggaggtagcgactTTCGTCAAGCTCCATCGGTAGAATCGCCGTGGTAACtgtgtggccattggttatataaaggcgcgaataacccgccttgtcgcattgagtatcataggcactatTTAAAAAAGAGCCAGTCtcgccggcctctcactgagacaatTGTAGCTACCCCCTTCCACAAACGGACGAACCAGGCAGCTCCCAGCTGAGGttctcgtaatgacgatgaGCATCACATAAATCGGAGCTCAGAGTTCCAACCCGTGTGgtactcatagttatcccgttcTGAGAAGCGGAGAGTCTCACTGAGAGAGgagtgtctcagtgagaggccagggGGCACCGGGCCTTTCGTAAATACTGAGTCTattatgctcgatatgacaagacgagttattggcacctttaaataaccaacggcCATCACGTTCCCGCTGGGGATAGCTACTTCCGCATGCCAATGTAGCTACAACATCTACATATTGCCATGTCGATCTTTCTTATGCACCGGAACATGCTTGCTCACCtgaaggagcttgacgaggatcgctacctcctcATGAAAATGTGACTAATACAACACCACAACATAACTCCTTTATTAGTGGTCAGTGATATCTTTTCATAAACCAGCAACTACTTCAATCGACGGTAGACCATTCGAGTACAGATTCCTACCTCGCCAACAACTCCGAACAGGACGTCCTCTCTACTATAATGTGTAGTTCGAAAAATGACATGAATGCAAGTGCGGTCTCTGGTTCGCTTGGAGTGGAGGAGCTCTCCTTGGGATATTCGTCCGCCTTCTCATATTCCGCAATGCCATCTTGTCCAGGAACGGAGATTATAAGGGATTCTAAACATTTCCACGAATCCAAGGCATTAAACGCCGTCATACTGTCCATCTGAATCTCTGGCTACAAAGGCTATTTTAATCGAACAGACCTCGctgatcgaaaaaaaaacatgtctcgACATCATACGCCATATGCGAATAATTTCGTGCCATCATTGTTGAGATCCTGTATGCTTCATTTATCACGATTCTCCAGAGAATCGGCTAGAATACATTCCCTATAGGTGTTTCTCTTGTCACCCGTCCTGACCACATTAAGCCCAAATTTGCATTGATTATTATGACACGTGGCACTTTATTTGAACAATGTGTGATATTCCGGTAGACCACCAGGTGGTCCAGCTTGTGACTATCGACCCTATTTTCGGGTCGTCAAAAGCCTCCTAGCTATCCAGGAAGGCCGTAAGTGTACTTCTTCTGTCGTGGCTCCTTCTGTTTGAATTTTTACGGGGTTATATCCTTTCCAATTTCATGTCTATCCGTCTTTACTGCGATGCGAATTTCAACCTTTTTGCGATTCCGTGGTAGGACAAACTTTTGACCTTTTCGAACTCCCTGGTACGAGTTGTCCCATCCACAGCTTTCCGCCATACCAGATCCCATTTGTCAGGTCTAGTGTCTCAGTGGCCGTAAAAGTCATTTTAATTATCTAACGAACCTCTTTCGGTGTGAGTAAATTGGGCACTGTGCCTTTCGATTTTTTTCCTCCGTATTCCATTTTCCATGACAGTTTCGAATAGGGGATCAGTTGGTTCCCAACCATTTCCTTGTAAAGATTTTCGAAAGGAGCGAAAGTCTTTCCAGCTGGTGTCGTATTGGATAATGACTACTCTGACCTCTCTCACGTTGTTTTTGTTCTAGCCATACTTGGAaatagcgatcctcgtcaagctcctaaaGTTCACCAAGCTTGTTTCGTTCCAGGGGACTGATAGCCGATGGAATAtgatggccattgattatttaaaggcgcaaataactcgccttgtcttaTAGAGCATCgttatttaagcaagagccgatgccgcccgTTTTCTCACTAACACTCCCTactcgataccgctaattgttcgcggttgcagctactccgtatggagcattttactctctcgtgataacaatgaacaccacaccgaCCGGAGCTCATGGTTCCAGCATATGTGCTGCTCATATTTCTCTCCCGTACATGACCTTGGTATGTAGGTTCAAGCCACATATACATTTAACCTCTCGTATAAGTCCTCAATTATAATCATCATATGATACAATCCTAATGTGCTAAGCAGGTGGCATAGAGGAATAGATAGATGTTAATCAGAGGTGACATCACTGGATCAATCTGTACCGTCACCGTGCTGTGCAGTTTGCGAAGTCCATGTTGATTTCACCCTTTTGTAAAATTCAACAAGGATCGAGagagaagagagatcggtctgtacgttTCCCCTTCACCCAACTCGGGGTCTAGATTTGGTAGCGTTACCATTGCTCATTTTCCATATTTTGAATAATTGAAGAGTATGAGGTCGATGAGGTACTCAACTGTCCGTTACAAATTTCGAATCAAAGAAAGATTTAAATCCCCTAAAATAATTACTCACCTATTGATTATAAGACCGCTAGCACTTTTTCCAAACGGCTTTTGATATACCCTCAATTttcattacaaaattaatttctttttactACTTTATTTAGCGTTTAGAAACCAGAGCAAGCATGGACGATTCAAATGAGGACACGCGTAAGCATCAGCAAATATGCTTGGGATTGCTATTTGAACTAATGGAGCACATCATGGACCTCTCGGGTCAAGTGGATGAGGAAGGCAAAGAAAATGCAGCCATAAGTTTAGATTCCAACATTCCTAGAATCTTTGAACTGTTATGTAACTGGCTGCAGTCTGCAGTGTGTGGTGTGCAAGCTATAAATCTGCTAGACAGCCTAGTCAGGCTTGGTAAGTCTTCGCCAACAATTTACGAGTAGTTCCACAAAGTtatgtgaatattttttcttcttcaagcTAAAAAGGAATCAATAGCACCACGTATTTCACGTGATCCCTCTGTGGTAATTCAATTGATAAATTCGTCCGAAAAACCTGAGACATCACCTCTTCAGACTGCGGCTGTGCTTCGGCTTTTAGTTTCACTATTGCATCAGACAAAAACGGAGaaattaattttgtcaaaaataacTGAATcgtattttgataaaatattggCTCCATTGCTGGCGATAAAACCGGAAATGCCAGACAATTCCCTGAGTAAGGAGGAAATTGAAAAGTCCATTTTCTGTCTGCTGCTGTTGATAAATTTCACCGATATTGCCAAGAAGGCCTATTTTGAGAAGTGttgcactttattgcaattgcCACAAATACAGCATGCCTTGGCCAGAGCCATGATTAGTGGCGGCGAAAGAGTTTGTTCTGCAGTTTTTCAAATATCTCAATTTGAGCATTTTCCCCAGACAGAAGTGGCCAAGGTGAGATGTATAGAAACAATTGAAAATGGTAATAGATTGTTATAATCTTGATATTCCGGTTTTTAGCATATTTCAAAACTGAATTCTTCCATCAATCAAATGTCCACTTGCTCAGCTCCATCTGGAGACCAATGGCGTAATTTAAATGCTATTCTTAAAAGCCATAAAACTTTCGTTAGCAAAGAGTTGGAAGAACGATTGCATGCCTTAATCGATGTCATATCTAATGCTGAACGTAACAATCAACTCAACAATGTTGCAACCTCACAGATTATGGAGTTAttcaattataaaattaaaaatttaaatgctgCAGAGAAAAGCATGCAGAAGCGGCTGGAGGATGCCAGTAATGAGGTAAATTGAACTTGCTACTTTGGTTTGCTTTCATTGTGTATATGTTTTCCTTTTTCCCCTTTTTCAGATTACTCAATTGACTCAACGCATCAATTTTCAAAATGCCGAGCTGGAAAAGTACCATACTATGAATTTTGAGCTACACATTAATCAGGAATCTCTTCAAACGCAATGCAAGGATTTGAAACATCAGAAAGATAACTTGAAACGAAACATGACGGAGCTTATGAAAAAACTATCAGAACAATCGGAGACACTACAAATCAGTGAAAAGCGTTTGGCTGTCAAGGTTTCAGAAATGATTGGTTAGTTTGTCTTATGGCCGTTATTTATGTTGTTATGTATGAAAATGTGTCTTCTTTTTTAGTGCTGCAAAAAAGCTACAACGATCTCAAGGATCAACTTCAACAAAAAACAGAGGAATTGGAGAAATTGCACACAGCTAGCAAAGAGAGTGTAAGTTTTATTTTAGTTCTCTGTCACTAGGGTGTCCTATTTTAAAATCATGTATGAGCTGTTTACACAAGAATTGTGTTATATGTAACACCAGTTAGACCGGTAGGATTTGCTATGCCCAAAAATGTCCCTTTGGAAAAAGATTGTTCTTAAAGCATTTTTAAGCCGATAATCCAGACGATCTGAGCTAAGCGTCATTCTCAGATTCACATAAATATGTTCAGTGTATTTGTAATCTGCTTTCAAAACCATGCTTTTATATCacatagctgacccgggcccgctccgatgcgccttcttttactttatatggaacaaaagtttccttggaatatttattttcgacaattaaagagcttttagtgaaataccatgctacgatatagtatatcgcttgaataacagtttaacaatataagtgcctttacctgaatcccatatgatctttattggtctacgaatttaagtttgtctgatttaggggtgttttcgggggtgaggtggtcccccagacacttggtcctgaaaaatgCCAGCATCGTGCTCCTCTCttaaatactatttatttaaaccccatattgccatttgcttaagaggagttaacaggatgaggtgtctcccaaacacatggccccaaaataatttatcaaattcgttttctaatctcaaatacctttcatttgagccacatataggcatggtcaaaatattttttccctttgggggtgttttgggaaaggggtgatgccctaaatacatggtcctacatttggatatcaaattcgtattctactcccaaatacctttatttgagccccatattgcgatggtaactaaaaaattgctgtttgtggggtattttgggaaagggttagaCGCCCAGaatattggtcccgaaaatgggtatcaatacttgctctatcccccaatacctttcatttaagctccacattgacatggtcgataaatatgaccgattaaggggtgttttggggattgaggtggtcccccaaacactaagcccggaaaatatatcagcaacgtgctctattctcatttatttgaaaaacatattgcctttggcctcaaaattgaatatcaaattcgttttctaatctcatttaaactccttattgcaaaagtcagcaaatatgtacggtttggggtattggccctaaaaactttgaATATTAGGTTCCActcccctaatgttgatatcagatacatgggcactcccacatacctttaatttgagccccatatttccatagtcggcaaacatgaccggcttggggggtgttttggggatgggcgtctactcagtgagttagccttgaaaatatatatcggattcgtgttctactttaaaaaccctcttatttgagcctgatATTGGAATAGTCGGAAAATACCtactatttgagtggtgttgtgggggtggggtggccccatagacaccttttccgaatattgatatcaaattcgtgctttacttccaaagacctttttatttgagccccatattgctatggtcgtaaatttgtgccctttgggggatgtttttggtgaaaagcggcaccccaaacacttggttccatatttggatatcagattcgtattctacattcaaataccttttatttaagccccatattcctatggtcagtaaatatgtccagtttgggggtgttttgggaaaggggtggacccccagaaacgtggtcccacatttggatatcagattcgtattctactcgcaaaaacctttcatttgagtcccatattgtcatggtcggtaaatatgtccgatttaggggtgttttggtgcttggggtggtccccctaacacttggtccgacatttggatatcagatttcttatcctaaataccttttatttgagtcctatattgtcttcattggtgtaaatatatgtttggtagattttagggtgtggcggccccctaggtacctatccgaaatttggatataaaattactatatgatactatatgagagcacacaaaaattcgcttaaatcgcagcacccatctccgagatctggcgtttctgaaaattagggtaagggggagggtactgcgctacggtggcctgcacATTTATACTCAccttccaaatccctttcatttcatatccatattaCCTCAAAAGGCAAAATGtcctaaatgtttttttttgggttggggcgatGTCCCAGACAATTTTGACTCCACTTGTATATTATATTCTCACTCTTAtgtttaggttgaatgggtagagAGGAAAGGGAGAAGTGTAAAATATGTGAAAGAATAATAAGAAGAAATCTAATCAAAGGGTATAAACAAAAATGGATTTAGCAGTAAATGGGGATAAACAATGTGGATGATATCAGCTTACACAAAAGCCTTGTAAACCCTAGCAGATAaagaaattgcagaaagttgggaactacaactttgagatagtcagcagctttatctacctcgacaccgccgtaaccgaaataaatgacaccagttttgaaataagacgaaggataatattggctaactGATGTTACTTTCATTGAGCAAACTGCTACACTCGATAGACGACAATTACACTATAttattcaatcccatggcagccggttatacgcaccggattgacccgcaccgaatccttcatcggcaagggctgtcggtT
The Stomoxys calcitrans chromosome 3, idStoCalc2.1, whole genome shotgun sequence genome window above contains:
- the LOC106084952 gene encoding uncharacterized protein LOC106084952; translation: MNSRKNNTSNSSSESANAISYVRDFSVQAAIYRNNKSEESLVLLNRSASLLSTAILPQYFAPGNLEISKFYIDLHAVMGSLSADSDALWACVAVLQHCSKNLEARAAIVDEYRFIPLLTFLLKRTQPGDKQQRVLTLLQELTFGIKITWEEPYIVVLLEQLVQIVYQASEEGEELHAQLALSTLINMCYKNFVVLFLFLRSVNISSFSRRIQNYGMLANKMLIILSEDIHSPDQKELHLFLRSCFAAIDECIKTWNVPHLRHIVEFLKDSKAHSGLHQAMLSYQFYFEDIEKVLDRLETRASMDDSNEDTRKHQQICLGLLFELMEHIMDLSGQVDEEGKENAAISLDSNIPRIFELLCNWLQSAVCGVQAINLLDSLVRLAKKESIAPRISRDPSVVIQLINSSEKPETSPLQTAAVLRLLVSLLHQTKTEKLILSKITESYFDKILAPLLAIKPEMPDNSLSKEEIEKSIFCLLLLINFTDIAKKAYFEKCCTLLQLPQIQHALARAMISGGERVCSAVFQISQFEHFPQTEVAKHISKLNSSINQMSTCSAPSGDQWRNLNAILKSHKTFVSKELEERLHALIDVISNAERNNQLNNVATSQIMELFNYKIKNLNAAEKSMQKRLEDASNEITQLTQRINFQNAELEKYHTMNFELHINQESLQTQCKDLKHQKDNLKRNMTELMKKLSEQSETLQISEKRLAVKVSEMIVLQKSYNDLKDQLQQKTEELEKLHTASKESSLRIDKLKKTITAYEVDMKEKTRHIEEKERELAKTQKSLEEQRDAKKKCDGVITVLESQLQEKNEQIRNYELELSETEELRKTIMSLMESKKPKRK